ATAAATGACAATGCCAATTTTTTCCCTTGAAAGATGTTGGTGGGTGGACCATAGCAAACGAGGCTTTTTGAAAAGGATAATGTTTCTAGATTATCTTAGATTAATCCAGTTATAATTGAGTCAAGATTTGTGCTCATGGGAGAAGAAAAGAGGGATTTCTTGATCTTCTTCATTTTAATTGCTTTTAGTGTTCTAAATTTCGAATCTTGATGCCTAACACTTCAATTTAAAAACCCATTAAAAAAATCACTTCTATTGTTCAAGTTTTATCCCATTCCATGTTTGGATCTTTAATTGTGCAAGGgaatgaaggaaaaaaaaaaaaaaaagaaaagaaatttaatttactttttattGTTTAGATAAATTATTAGAATTGGAGAGAAATGTAATTTCTTCCttaaaagaaaatagagaaaataactttcttttctttcttatgTTTATTGTGTTGTAGAAGGCATTCtagtatattattataaatttctcTCCATTCCCATCAATTTAGAGAGAAATGGTATAAGTTAATTACAAAGGAGAGGAAAAATTTCATTTCTCctcatttctttttatttttccttttttctttcttttacttgATGTCCAAACAAGGAAATGGAgagaaattaaatttctttttttttttttttttctctcttctctctattTCCCTCAATCCAAACAAAGCATTAAGAAATGAGAAATGGAAAGGGAAAGGGAAATCTATTAGCTAGAAGAAAAGAGAGCACTCATTTCATCAGTTAAGTGATGTAAACACACTAGCTAGCTAGCTAGGTTAACAGGAAATCCAGCTTTGCTTACAAGTAATGTGGGGTTTGCATAGCTAACAATTGATTAATTGACTAATTGAGTGATTAGAATATGACCcagatttttaaatttaatttaaatacatTAATGTAAGATTGCAATTATTTTAGATAAACAAATACTAATACTTCTGCTAAGGCAAGTACAAACTGTTGAGGAGGTTGCATCTAAATATAAGTACTAGTATCATATATTTATGCTTACATCTCAATCTCATGTTCGTTGATCAAGTACTGTGtcccatatatttatatattcccCATAAATCTAAGCTCTTGTTGATATGATAATTAATCTTTTAAATATAAAAGGATTGTAACCTGTTTCAATCCAATGAGAGACGTGTTGAAAATGACTCTCAACTGCTCAACTCAAGATTTTAGCATTCATTATTGAAATCTTTTTAAGCACCAGGAAAATATTACCTCATATTAACACTCTTTTGCTAGTACACCAGGGATAGataatctgaaaaaaaaaaagggatctAACTAATATGAACCTAGGAAGAAgaaggaataaaaaaaaaaaaaagagagaaaaaaaaattaatgcatGGTAATAAACTATTTTCTCATCATTTCAAAACAATAATAAAGGAAAAGTAAAATTTCATGGTGATGGACCATATGCCCATAAATGGTAGCCAAATGGTGTCTCTCTCTTGTATATTCTAGTcaaacacaagggcattttggttgtTGCCATTTATATAATATGGACCTTAAAGCTAACTAGATGATAAAAAAAGAATGGTTCAAGCCTAAAGGCAGCAGACACTGATAGTGATACACATCTCGTTTCTTTCTTTTAGCAGCCCActgcttttttttttccctctattTTCTGGCACTTGTATAAAAATGCAAACGTAAaactcattttatttttattttctaaaagaaATTTCACTGCAACTCCCTTTTTTCTGTTTCTAAATAGAATTTGAGAGGTGTACGATGTTGGGAATATAAAATAATCCAGAGGGCTGTactgtaaaaaataaaaaaataaaaatattgctGTGGCAATGATGAGAGGGAAGGACACAAGTGGGCGCACGATAAGCATGTGGGCGTCGCCTTTCTAATTGCACGCTGGCACTGGTCATGGAAATGGAAATGCGCCTTGAACCATATTTATTTGTTTCAGgttacaaagaaaaaaaagaaagaaaagagtaGTTCCTACATTTGTTCAGGTCCTGTTTTTGCTATGCATGATTGGCAAGTTAATGCTTGTTGGGCATATCAAGAATCTTGGATTTGAGGTTGTAATCTTGTGACCattatttatgtatttattttttgTAATCTCTCTTTTAGTTCAAGGAAGGGTTTTAGGATATGATAAAGTAGTTATTTGTGTTTTGTTTTAGGGGAGGTatggtttctttttcttttttcactaTCTTGTGTTTGATTGGAGACTTGGTGGTGGGCGAGGTATATCTGATCTTGATGGGTTTGCAGTGGTTTTGATTCTTTGTTTGCATGTCCAAATCCTATGGGGTACAGAATTTGATTGGTAGGACATGCACTTTGGAGTGTTTGATCTTCTGGTTTCCTTCACTTTTGACAATTTTTGCTATTAATTCTATTTGTTTAACACCCACAACTACATCTCTTGGTATTACTTTCTTTGTTGGATATCCTTATATTCTCCATGAATTTTCTATCCCTTTTTCTATAAATGAGTGAAAATTACAGCTTTAAATGGGGTTGAGCGATAGTTTGTTCTTTAGCTAAATTGGATGACTTTTTTTATTCAGGAAACCGGTGGTCTTGAGTGGAGAACATTTCTTGCTTGCTAGCTGTTGGAGAAGGAACTTTCTGTGGCTTATCTTGTATTGAATTGGAAGATTGTATTGGTCATCAAGTTCTGATTCAACTATGTTAAAGCACAACTGATGAACACATAAATCAGGAAGAAAAATCATAAGGATTAGTCATGAAGTTTATGAAACTTGGATCCCGACCGGACACCTTCTACACTGCTGAAGCTGTAAGGTAAAAGTTCAGTGATTTTGCTAGATGACATGTATTTCCTGGAAAAGATGACAGGAATTTATTTCCTCAATGCAGGTCTGTCTCCTCTGAGGTCTCTAGTGATCTCATAATTCAAGTGAAAGGAAGTAGATATTTGCTTCACAAGGTAagtttttagaaaaaatttttgggGGGAAGAAGTGATGAGGGGTACTAATCTTGTTTTTGCTCTGACCATGATCTGAGGCTTTCTCTTGTGCTAATTCCTTATAAGTTCATTGTTTACAGTTTCCTCTGCTTTCCAAGTGCTTGCGTCTACAGAGACTTTGCTCTGAATCCCTTGAATCCTCACAGCACCAAATAATCCAACTACCAGATTTCCCTGGTGGGATTGAGGCATTTGAGCTCTGTGCAAAGTTCTGTTATGGTATTACAATCACTCTCAGTGCTTACAACATTGTAGCCGCGAGATGTGCTGCTGAATATTTGCAGATGACAGAGGATGTAGAGAAGGGGAACCTAATATGCAAGcttgaagttttctttaattcttgTATACTTAATGGGTGGAAGGATTCAATTGTTACCCTGCAGAGCACTAAAGAATTTCCTTTGTGGTCAGAGGACCTTGGAATTACAAGCAGATGCATCGAAGCTATTGCCTCAAAGGTCTTGACTCATCCCTCAAAGATAAGTTTGTCACACAGTTACTCTAGAAGAGCAAGGGACGATGTATCCTGTAATGGAACTGAGAGCCAGAGGCATAAACCTGCGAGCAAGGGGTGGTGGGCTGAAGATATGGCAGAATTAGGCATAGACCTATACTGGAGAACCATGGTAGCTATTAAATCTGGTGGAAAGATAGCCTCTAATCTCATCGGCAACGCATTGAAAATTTATGCAGCAAGATGGCTGCCTAACATATCAAGACCAAGGAATTCTAATAATGAAGAAGCATCAGACTCAGATTCAGACTTGGTGAATGAGATAAATTCAAAACATAGGCTCCTTTTGGAATCAATAGTAAGTTTACTCCCAGCAGATAAAGGTGCTGTATCTTGCAGTTTCCTGCTTAAACTGTTGAAAGCAGCCAATATCCTTAACGCCTCTTCTTCTTCAAAGATGGAATTGGCTAGAAGAGTGGGACTTCAATTAGAGGAAGCAACAGTAAATGATTTGTTAATACCCTCTTTCTCATATGCAAGTGATACTTTGTATGATGTAGACTTGGTAATGACCATACTGGAGCAGTTCATGTTACAAGGGCAAAGTCCACCCACTAGCCCTCCAAGATCCAAGTTAGGATTTGAAAGGAGAAGGTCGCGGTCAGCAGAGAATATTGATTTGGAGTTCCAAGAGAGCAGGAGGTCTTCATCTGCATCACATAGCTCAAAATTGAAGGTAGCAAAGGTTGTAGATGGCTATCTTCAAGAGATTGCCAGAGATGTTAATTTGCCTCTTTCAAAGTTTATTGCCCTTGCTGAGTCCATACCAGATTTCGCAAGGCTTGATCATGATGATCTCTACAGAGCTATTGACATTTATCTCAAGGTAAGGGAAAAAAAAGGCTTTCTTGGTCCCAACAAATTTACCATAGTTCATTCCACAGTTGATGTTAGGACGCATTTCACTATCATGTTCTAGGATGTGGGTCACCATTATCAGTTAGATAACCAACTATATTGACCTCAGGATCTTGtcacacttataatttattggcaGTTAGGATTAGGCTGACCTAACAAATTTAGTACGAATGGTTGAA
This sequence is a window from Hevea brasiliensis isolate MT/VB/25A 57/8 chromosome 10, ASM3005281v1, whole genome shotgun sequence. Protein-coding genes within it:
- the LOC110647759 gene encoding BTB/POZ domain-containing protein At1g67900, which gives rise to MKFMKLGSRPDTFYTAEAVRSVSSEVSSDLIIQVKGSRYLLHKFPLLSKCLRLQRLCSESLESSQHQIIQLPDFPGGIEAFELCAKFCYGITITLSAYNIVAARCAAEYLQMTEDVEKGNLICKLEVFFNSCILNGWKDSIVTLQSTKEFPLWSEDLGITSRCIEAIASKVLTHPSKISLSHSYSRRARDDVSCNGTESQRHKPASKGWWAEDMAELGIDLYWRTMVAIKSGGKIASNLIGNALKIYAARWLPNISRPRNSNNEEASDSDSDLVNEINSKHRLLLESIVSLLPADKGAVSCSFLLKLLKAANILNASSSSKMELARRVGLQLEEATVNDLLIPSFSYASDTLYDVDLVMTILEQFMLQGQSPPTSPPRSKLGFERRRSRSAENIDLEFQESRRSSSASHSSKLKVAKVVDGYLQEIARDVNLPLSKFIALAESIPDFARLDHDDLYRAIDIYLKAHPALNKSERKRLCQTLDCKKLSVEACMHAAQNELLPLRVVVQVLFFEQARAAMAGDKVTELPSNIKALLASHKIDPSRPTAALSTTTSFPAEDQWSVSGLKSPKSKLSSLRMKLAEDDDLDENDLQSNGLGRTSKFKTIRTLPTRPKRMFSKLLSINRSASEKN